Proteins encoded by one window of Serratia nevei:
- a CDS encoding CynX/NimT family MFS transporter encodes MPQPASSPTSTATPRRRLHRPVLLIVGIMLIAANLRAALTSVGPLLEQIQQQLALSATAAGLINSLPLILFAVLSPLTPALAKRIGIERTLGLALALLVCGIALRSLPQDAMLWPGSILIGAAIAFANVVLPTLVKRDFPHRAAAMIAAYAAVMSLVAAIASGLAVPLAALADLGWRFSLLCWGLPALLALLVWLPQLRRSATPATKEPKPTEPQRYRSPWGSALGWQVAMFMGLQSIAFYTIIGWFSAFAASHGTSAQQAGFELFVYQVVAIVANFVMVVILPRARDQRAIALGSSLLIFIGVGGLLVQPASSLVWLTFAGLGAGSSLVLALSFFGLRSQHHHQATLLSGMAQSVGYLLAALGPTLFGLLHDLTDGWRLPLIVLLCLTVLQMLFGALAGRSRVIS; translated from the coding sequence ATGCCGCAACCCGCTTCATCCCCAACGTCCACCGCGACCCCGCGTCGCCGTTTACACCGCCCTGTCCTGCTGATCGTCGGCATTATGCTGATCGCGGCCAACCTGCGCGCCGCCCTGACCAGCGTCGGCCCACTGTTGGAGCAGATCCAGCAACAGCTGGCGTTGTCCGCCACCGCCGCCGGCCTGATCAACTCGTTGCCGCTGATCCTGTTCGCCGTTCTCTCGCCATTGACTCCGGCGCTGGCGAAACGCATCGGCATCGAGCGCACCCTGGGCCTCGCCCTCGCGCTGCTGGTCTGCGGCATCGCGCTACGTTCCCTGCCGCAAGACGCCATGCTCTGGCCGGGCAGCATCCTGATCGGCGCCGCCATTGCCTTCGCCAACGTGGTGCTGCCGACGCTGGTGAAAAGAGATTTCCCGCATCGGGCCGCCGCGATGATCGCCGCCTATGCGGCGGTGATGTCACTGGTTGCCGCCATCGCCTCCGGTCTGGCGGTGCCGCTGGCTGCCCTGGCCGACCTCGGCTGGCGGTTCTCTTTGCTGTGCTGGGGTTTGCCCGCCTTGCTGGCGCTGCTGGTGTGGCTGCCGCAGCTACGGCGCTCGGCCACTCCCGCCACCAAAGAACCGAAGCCGACGGAGCCACAGCGCTATCGTTCTCCCTGGGGCAGCGCGCTGGGCTGGCAAGTGGCGATGTTCATGGGGCTGCAATCGATCGCCTTCTACACCATCATCGGTTGGTTCAGCGCCTTTGCCGCCAGCCACGGCACTTCCGCCCAGCAGGCAGGATTCGAGCTGTTCGTTTACCAGGTGGTCGCGATCGTCGCCAACTTTGTCATGGTGGTGATTTTGCCGCGGGCGCGCGATCAGCGGGCAATCGCGCTGGGCAGTTCCCTGCTGATCTTTATCGGCGTCGGAGGATTATTGGTGCAACCCGCCAGTTCACTGGTGTGGCTGACGTTTGCCGGATTGGGGGCGGGGAGTTCGCTGGTGCTGGCACTGTCGTTTTTTGGCTTACGCAGTCAGCATCATCATCAGGCGACGCTGCTGTCGGGTATGGCGCAATCCGTCGGCTATTTGTTGGCGGCGCTGGGGCCCACGTTGTTCGGCCTGCTGCACGATCTGACGGATGGCTGGCGTTTGCCGCTGATCGTCCTGCTGTGCCTGACCGTTTTGCAAATGCTGTTCGGCGCGCTGGCCGGCCGCAGCCGCGTGATCAGCTAG
- a CDS encoding YmiA family putative membrane protein, whose amino-acid sequence MVSKDGSDIKRKAWLCVFIGSGLFWLLIGAVIYWLLN is encoded by the coding sequence GTGGTGAGCAAGGATGGATCAGATATCAAACGTAAAGCATGGCTGTGCGTATTTATCGGGAGTGGGCTGTTTTGGCTACTCATCGGCGCCGTGATTTATTGGTTACTGAATTAA
- a CDS encoding multidrug ABC transporter permease/ATP-binding protein, with translation MELLRVVYHQYRWPFLAVMALTMASAGLGIGIIAFINQYLMEAGGNALAVLPMFLALLALLMAVTLGSQLALTTLGHYFVYRLRGQLVKRILDTDIERLEQLGSASLLASLSSDIRNITVAFVRLPELVQGVILTLGAAAYLGWLSPKMLAVTAVWVAVTVVGSGCLVSRVYRHMASLRESEERLYHRYESVIDGRKELTLNRKRAQALYEQAYQPDAQAYRYHIIRADTFHLSALNWSNIMMLGAIGLVFFMANSLGWADSAVAATYSLTLLFLRTPLLQAVGAFPTLVSAEVAFNKLKTLRLAEYQAAFPAAVGRSWQTLELRDVVFHYADTEQQPGFAVGPLNLTLRRGELVFLIGGNGSGKSTLAMLLTGLYQPVSGHIVLDGVAQTAADMPDYRRLFSAIFTDFHQFDRLQGPEGGEPDAELVAGWLERLNMKSKLQFDGTRVTNPQLSQGQRKRLALLLAVAEQRDILLLDEWAADQDPQFRRIFYRELLPELRALGKTVFAISHDDHYFEHADRLLEMRSGHLRELTGIEREHASRDSVSRIG, from the coding sequence ATGGAACTGCTACGGGTGGTTTATCACCAGTACCGTTGGCCATTTCTGGCTGTCATGGCGCTGACCATGGCCAGCGCCGGTTTAGGCATCGGTATCATTGCATTTATCAATCAATACCTGATGGAGGCCGGCGGCAATGCATTGGCCGTGCTGCCGATGTTTCTCGCCCTGCTGGCATTGCTGATGGCGGTCACGCTGGGCTCGCAATTGGCGCTGACGACATTGGGCCATTACTTCGTCTATCGCCTGCGTGGGCAGCTGGTGAAGCGCATTTTGGATACCGATATTGAACGCCTTGAACAATTGGGTAGCGCCTCATTGTTGGCCAGCCTGTCCAGCGATATCCGCAATATTACCGTCGCCTTCGTGCGCTTGCCTGAGCTGGTTCAAGGGGTGATTTTAACCCTGGGGGCGGCGGCCTATCTGGGGTGGCTATCACCGAAAATGCTGGCGGTCACGGCAGTCTGGGTGGCAGTGACCGTCGTGGGCAGCGGCTGCCTGGTGTCACGGGTTTATCGTCATATGGCCAGTTTGCGTGAGTCTGAAGAGCGTCTCTATCATCGTTATGAGTCGGTGATTGACGGTCGTAAGGAGCTGACGTTGAACCGCAAGCGGGCGCAGGCGCTGTACGAACAGGCCTATCAGCCCGATGCGCAAGCTTATCGCTACCATATCATTCGCGCCGACACCTTCCATTTGAGCGCGCTCAACTGGTCAAATATCATGATGTTGGGCGCGATTGGGCTGGTGTTCTTTATGGCCAACAGTCTGGGATGGGCGGACTCGGCGGTGGCCGCCACCTATTCACTGACGCTGCTGTTCTTGCGCACGCCATTACTGCAGGCGGTCGGGGCGTTTCCGACGCTGGTCAGCGCCGAAGTGGCCTTTAACAAGCTGAAGACGCTGCGCCTGGCCGAGTATCAAGCGGCGTTTCCTGCCGCCGTTGGCCGTTCCTGGCAGACGCTGGAGCTACGCGACGTGGTTTTTCACTATGCGGATACCGAACAGCAGCCCGGTTTTGCCGTCGGGCCGCTCAATCTGACGCTGCGCCGTGGTGAGTTGGTCTTTCTGATCGGCGGCAACGGCAGCGGCAAGTCAACGCTGGCGATGTTGTTGACCGGGTTGTACCAACCGGTGAGCGGGCACATCGTTCTGGATGGGGTCGCACAGACCGCGGCGGATATGCCGGACTACCGTCGGCTGTTTTCGGCGATTTTCACCGATTTTCATCAGTTCGATCGCTTGCAGGGGCCGGAAGGTGGTGAACCCGATGCGGAATTGGTCGCCGGCTGGCTCGAGCGGTTGAATATGAAAAGCAAACTGCAGTTCGACGGCACCAGGGTGACCAACCCGCAGCTGTCGCAGGGGCAGCGTAAACGCCTGGCTCTGTTGTTGGCGGTGGCAGAGCAGCGCGATATTCTGCTGTTGGATGAATGGGCCGCAGATCAGGATCCGCAGTTCCGGCGGATTTTCTATCGCGAGCTGTTGCCTGAATTGCGCGCGCTGGGCAAAACGGTGTTTGCCATCAGCCATGACGATCACTACTTTGAACACGCCGATCGGCTGCTTGAGATGCGCTCAGGCCATTTACGCGAGTTGACCGGCATTGAGCGTGAACACGCCAGCCGGGATTCCGTCAGTAGAATCGGTTAA